One window from the genome of Nicotiana tomentosiformis chromosome 5, ASM39032v3, whole genome shotgun sequence encodes:
- the LOC138892736 gene encoding uncharacterized protein: MEVYHEEGAHGEEDPFHGYFVGVEDATGLIDLEASKKGSSKAGIPRTFNEAQQALNRHEAFFRSREELSLSEAKIRGLTKEWDTFKLLNEQREGEARGLRGELEATRKEQTNLSEQVKRVFEVNDTDLSMKANSSVPQVQQKLDMIGQLCAEVDAVKAGAEKWKKNMDRLAYEKEVSRAQLASVEAQLRSSKERALVQAKNIEEFQSRLGSVTSDREILASELGAAKLEDEIAMDNVDATVSIYRSDSEAAQVRAKEVAEAAQAREIWVVEHAKCQTRRGTLEDIHARGFDLSAEIKDAKELEAKARVLAFPDDDDTGSMSGSESEGGLEGKDAAP, from the exons ATGGAGGTTTATCATGAGGAGGGAGCCCATGGAGAGGAAGATCCTTTCCATGGTTATTTTGTTGGAGTAGAAGATGCTACCGGTCTGATCGATTTGGAGGCTTCAAAGAAGGGCTCGAGCAAAGCGGGGATTCCTCGTACATTCAACGAAGCTCAGcaggccctgaatcgg CACGAAGCATTTTTTCGATCCCGAGAGGAGCTAAGCCTGTCCGAAGCTAAAATTCGAGGGCTTACTAAGGAGTGGGATACCTTCAAGCTTCTCAATGAGCAAAGGGAAGGAGAAGCAAGAGGACTTCGAGGTGAGCTAGAAGCAACTCGGAAAGAACAAACCAATTtgtccgagcaggtaaaaagagtctttgaagttaatgacactgaTTTGAGCATGAAGGCTAATAGTTCGGTCCCGCAGGTTCAGCAAAAGCTCGATATGATTGGGCAGCTTTGTGCCGAGGTGGACGCAGTGAAAGCGGGGGCCGAGAAGTGGAAAAAGAATATGGACCGCCTTGCTTATGAAAAGGAGGTTTCCCGGGCTCAATTGGCCTCGGTCGAGGCCCAACTCCGAAGCTCGAAAGAGagagccttggtgcaagccaagaatatcgaggagttccagtctcggttggGCTCAGTGACTTCTGATCGAGAGATACTGGCCTCAGAACTAGGAGCGGCCAAATTGGAGGACGAAATAGCCATGGATAATGTTGATGCAACAGTGTCTATTTACAGGTCCGATTCTGAAGCCgctcaggttcgagcaaaagAGGTTGCTGAGGCTGCTCAAGCTCGAGAAATTTGGGTTgtcgagcatgctaaatgccaaaCTCGGAGGGGGACTCTAGAGGatatccatgctcgtggcttcgatctttcAGCCGAGATCAAGGATgcaaaagagctcgaagccaaagccagagtgttggcctttcccgatgatgatgataccgggagtATGAGCGGTTCTGAGAGCGAAGGAGGCCTCGAGGGTAAAGATGCTGCTCCTTGA
- the LOC138892737 gene encoding uncharacterized protein, with protein MESVLLKKFGETLSKGAMIWYHNLSSDSINSFAMLADSFVKAHAGAIKVETRKSNLFKVRKKDNEMLREFVSRFQTERMDLQSVTDDWAVQAFAQGLNKRSSMASRQLKQNLIEYPAITWADVHNLYQSKIRVEDDHLGFRSVIKRDIEQEPRSNKDRFRLYNENSRDSEPTRNSVRGERRSDRGQGSRWLMNRNGFDRHTRPKEVPRLSEYNFNIDKSAIMSAIGRIKDTKWP; from the coding sequence atGGAATCTGTACTATTAAAGAAGTTCGGGGAGACactgtcaaagggggcaatgatatggtatcataatttatcgTCTGACTCTATaaattcttttgctatgcttgcagattctttcgtaaaagcacacgccggagccataaaggtcgagaccaggaagtcaaaccttttcaaggtaaggaaaaaagataacgagatgctaagagaattcgtatctcgcTTCCAaacggaacgaatggatctacaaTCGGTCACTGATGATTGGGCTGTACAAGCTTTCGCTCAAGGACTGAAcaaacgaagctcgatggcttcacgacagttgaagcagaatttgatcgagtacccggctattacctgggccgatgtacacaatctatatcaatcgaagatcagagttgAAGACGACCACTTGGGTTTtaggtccgttattaaaagggacatcgaacaagaaccaaggtcgaacaaggATCGATTTCGGCTGTATAACGAAAATAGTAGGGACAGCGAACCTACACGCAACTCCGTACgaggtgaaaggagaagtgatcgaggccaagggtctcggtggctgatgaacaggaatgggttcgacaggcataccagACCTAAGGAGGTAccacggttatcagaatataacttcaacatcgataaATCCGCCATCATgtcagctatcggacgcatcaaagatactaagtggccttgA